In a single window of the Desulfovibrio mangrovi genome:
- a CDS encoding ArsR/SmtB family transcription factor, producing the protein MNELDIFTRVTKAISDPGRVKILKMLEIREMCACEIVAALNLAQPTISKHLKQLVEAGLIVARREGSWIHFRLARREDMPDTAPGTGQDIRESTLAFLRQHLNGDPAIRILRQQLPELSPEKLQCNKG; encoded by the coding sequence ATGAACGAACTAGACATCTTCACCCGCGTCACCAAGGCCATCTCCGACCCAGGCAGGGTCAAGATCCTGAAAATGCTTGAAATCCGAGAAATGTGCGCCTGCGAGATCGTCGCAGCTTTGAACCTTGCCCAACCCACCATATCCAAGCATTTGAAGCAGCTTGTGGAAGCTGGCCTGATCGTCGCACGACGAGAGGGCTCGTGGATCCACTTCAGACTGGCAAGACGTGAGGACATGCCTGACACAGCACCAGGCACGGGACAAGACATTCGGGAGTCGACCCTCGCCTTCCTGCGCCAACACCTCAACGGTGACCCCGCAATACGCATCCTGCGCCAACAATTGCCTGAACTGTCACCCGAAAAACTGCAATGCAACAAAGGATAA
- a CDS encoding permease: MRLNPMARALTDLIPGLERGSHWYEAVAFFIYDTPKVLMLLGIVVFGIGVLRTWVTPQRTRKLLAGDRESAGNVLASLLGVITPFCSCSAVPLFLGFVAAGVPLGVTFSFLIAAPMVNEIALVLLYGLFGFKVAAIYFATGVGIAIVAGWVLGRLHLDNWLEPWVLQVRNDAEEHAPHFRDWRDRIDFGLNAVRDIVGKTWKYILVGIAAGAGIHGFVPEGFMADIMGSEAWWSVPAAVLVGIPLYANAAGIIPIVSALLGKGAALGTVLAFMMSVIALSFPEMVILRKVLTTRLIAVFAVTVGTGILLVGYLFNAIL; this comes from the coding sequence ATGCGACTCAACCCCATGGCCCGCGCCCTGACAGACCTCATCCCCGGACTGGAGCGCGGCAGCCACTGGTACGAAGCCGTTGCCTTCTTCATCTACGACACCCCGAAAGTACTCATGCTGCTTGGGATCGTTGTCTTCGGCATCGGCGTGCTCAGAACATGGGTAACTCCGCAACGCACCCGCAAACTGCTGGCTGGCGACAGGGAATCCGCAGGCAATGTTCTGGCATCCCTGCTCGGCGTCATAACGCCCTTCTGTTCCTGCTCTGCAGTACCGCTGTTTCTGGGATTTGTGGCCGCAGGTGTGCCGCTTGGTGTCACGTTCTCCTTCCTGATCGCCGCCCCCATGGTCAATGAGATAGCACTGGTACTCCTCTACGGCCTGTTCGGCTTCAAGGTGGCCGCCATCTACTTCGCCACCGGCGTAGGCATAGCCATCGTTGCAGGCTGGGTTCTCGGCCGGCTGCATCTGGACAACTGGCTTGAGCCATGGGTCCTGCAGGTACGCAACGATGCAGAGGAACACGCCCCCCATTTCAGGGACTGGCGCGACAGGATTGACTTCGGCCTGAACGCGGTCAGGGACATCGTCGGCAAGACGTGGAAGTACATACTGGTCGGCATTGCCGCCGGGGCCGGAATTCACGGTTTTGTGCCCGAAGGCTTCATGGCGGACATTATGGGCAGCGAGGCGTGGTGGAGCGTACCGGCAGCGGTTTTGGTGGGTATTCCCCTCTATGCCAATGCCGCAGGAATCATCCCCATCGTCTCCGCTCTGCTGGGCAAAGGGGCTGCCCTCGGAACAGTTCTGGCATTCATGATGTCAGTGATTGCTCTCAGCTTTCCGGAAATGGTAATACTCCGAAAAGTGCTGACCACCAGACTTATAGCCGTTTTTGCTGTGACTGTGGGCACTGGTATTCTTCTGGTCGG
- a CDS encoding HD domain-containing protein, whose amino-acid sequence MTACNPQQNLQGRERLTRLADFLFEAGMLRKTPRSGYQFLGTGNENVAEHSFRTAVIGWVLAREAGANAEHTALMCLFHDFHEARIGDFNYVNRIYNTTKPRAAIEHATEGTGLEDSLLGLWDELEEATSLEARLAQDADQIDLILNLKQELDLGNKYAGKWMEAALQRLRTPQGNALAQTISETDHTDWWFIGPDRSWWERKNGKK is encoded by the coding sequence ATGACAGCATGCAATCCGCAGCAGAATCTGCAGGGAAGGGAGAGGCTTACGCGCCTTGCCGACTTCCTGTTCGAGGCAGGAATGCTGCGTAAGACGCCGCGGAGCGGATATCAGTTTCTGGGAACAGGCAATGAGAATGTGGCGGAGCATTCTTTCCGCACTGCCGTAATCGGCTGGGTGCTGGCGCGGGAAGCTGGTGCCAATGCCGAGCATACGGCGCTTATGTGTCTGTTTCATGATTTCCACGAGGCGCGGATAGGCGATTTCAACTACGTAAACCGCATCTATAATACGACCAAGCCTCGTGCGGCCATTGAACATGCCACGGAAGGTACCGGCCTTGAAGATTCCTTGCTGGGGTTGTGGGATGAGCTTGAGGAAGCGACTTCTCTGGAAGCCCGCCTTGCGCAGGATGCTGATCAGATCGATCTGATCCTCAATCTCAAACAGGAGCTTGATCTGGGCAACAAGTATGCGGGCAAGTGGATGGAGGCTGCTCTGCAGCGGTTGCGTACTCCTCAGGGGAATGCGCTTGCTCAGACCATCTCGGAGACCGATCATACCGATTGGTGGTTCATAGGCCCTGATCGGAGCTGGTGGGAACGTAAGAACGGCAAGAAGTAG